agATTTTATTTGGAACCAATAGTTGTTATTCTGCAGTTTGCAAACCCCAGTTCTGCCTTTGTACTTTCTGCAGTTGCTGGTAGTTTCAAGTTTTGGTTTTAGGGATTGCCGTAGAAATTAAAAATGCTGAATTGCCTCTTCCGTTCTCATCTTAGCTCGAGTCCAATTAGATTTAGTCTGGATATTTTAGGGTTTACTGTAATTGGAACTTTTTATAAGTTTAGGGGGCATTTGGTTTGGTGGATAGAGATTGATAGGATTagagggtgattaaataatcgATCCAACtttggggtgataaataatcacttaATTGGACGATTAGAGTGTTAGGCAAGTTATCCATCATGGGCCGAATCATGCATatcaaacacttgattaagttgaattattttatcaatcatgcgtTATCACTCAAACCAACTCCTCCTGAAGGTTCAAGGATAACATTTTCTATTGCCTCTTACCATAAAGATACTATTATTGTGTTTTTCTCTACATGAAATTGAAACTAGATTGATTTTTGGTCTATTGTTTTGTTGAACACTTGAACCCAAAATTGTCAGCAGGTCCTCTCAATTAAAGTAATTCGCAACAAAATAACAGGACAGCCAGAGGGTTATGGGTTTGTAGAATTCACATCACATCAGGTTGCAGAAAGTATTCTTCAGTCCTATAATGGAACCCAAATTCCTGGAACTGAACTAACTTTCAGGTTGAATTGGGCATCTTCTGGGATAGGGGAAAGGCGTACTGATGGAGGCCCTGAACACTCCATCTTCGTTGGAGATTTAGCACCAGATGTTACAGATTATCTGTTGCAGGAAACTTTCCGAGTTAGTTATCCATCAGTTAGAGGGGCCAAGGTTGTCACCGATCCGAATACTGGGCGTTCCAAGGGATATGGATTTGTTAAGTTTGCTGATGAAGCGGAAAGGAATCGAGCAATGGTTGAGATGAATGGTCTCTATTGCTCAACTAGGCCCATGAGAATTAGTGCAGCAGCTCCAAAAAAAACAGCCACTGGCGTCCAGCTGCAGTATGCTGCAACTAAAGGTGAGTTCATTGGAATGGTTGTGACTGCATGCTTTTGACATGATTGCATCTTATGGCTTCTGATAGCTTTTAGCCACTGTTGCACGTTAAGTCATGTCAGTAGTCTCTCTAtctgttttctttcttgttggGTTTATCTCATCCTACTCCTTTGGGTTATTTGACATTAATGGCTTTGTTCTGTCGAGTGCGTGGGTGTATTGACCACACTCAGAGAAACAGTTACACAGGTCCTTATTGTCAGCTATTTGGAGCTGACAAAGTTTCTTTAGACTTTTTCTAGTTGGGGAACCCCTCACTCTTTAGAGTCTAGTTGTACTTGAACTAATGCTATAATACGAGTGAATTCTGTGCCGTTTTTGTAAAAGATTGCACCATGTTCACCATGTTTATGAATTCATTatgttgtactccctccgtcctacttatcttggcacatttgctttgggcacgaaaattaagaataaagggttaagagtaTAAAGTgggtagggtccacttattttatgtgtgtagagaaggtagggaccacatactttATTTGGAAAGTGTCATTATaaatgggacaaactaaaaaggaaagtgtgcaagataagtgggacggagggagtagtacttAATTTCTGTGCTCTTAGAAGGACCTTTTTCTCCTAATGGCAGCAGTATATCCAGCTCCCGCTTACACAACTCCTGTGCAGGCAGTCCCAGTGGATAACGATATCAACAACACTACTGTAAGATTATCTCTAAGCTCTAAATATTGTGGCATACGCTTGATCTCATTTCCTTTAGAAATTACAGGTTTTTATTGGTAATCTGGACCCTAATGTTACTGAAGAAGAATTGAGGCAGATATTCCTGCAGTTTGGGGATATTGTTTACGTTAAAATCCCTGCAGCCAAGGGATGTGGTTTTGTGCAATTTGCTACAAGGTAATATTGGTAGGCAGTTGTGTTTTCAGAAATAAGTGAAAAGCAAACTTACTCTTAAATCTCTAATTATTTGTGTGAAATGTAATCTCTTTTCCCTATTTTATCCTCTACTTTTGGCATGTCTTAATCTGATCTCATTGAATTTCTAATGGAAAGGAGCCTCGTTCTCAGTGTGGACAATGTCATTCCCTTAAAATTGATTAGTCTTTTTCCCCACCTGAACATTTTGCTTCCGTGCTGTTTACTTGGACAGGACGTCAGCAGAAGAATCAATCCAGAGAATGCAGGGTACTGTGATTGGTCAACAAGTTGTCCGGCTATCTTGGGGAAGGAGTCCAATGGCAAAACAGGTCATCTAGCTTGAACCATTGTGTAAATTTTATTTCTGATGCATCAATTATCTTTTGGGCaagttgtgtatttttttttttggtttgagaTACAATCTTTTGTACAAGTTGAGCATGGCTTGTTTGTTGCTTTTGCTGCAATACTTAATTTCACATACACACACAAGATGGGAACAGGACAAACATCTTTTTCAATAATACTTGTCTATCACTGTACACTGTAGGATGTTGCTGGTGTTTGGGGTCACACAGATCCAAATCAATTGAGTGCATATTATGCATACGGACAAGGCTATGATCCCTATGCATATGGTGTCACGCAAGATCCTTCAGCATATGCATATGGTGCATATGCTGGTTACGGACAGTACCCTCATCAGGTGATCATCAACTTGTTTTTTTCTATATTCTGCAATGCCTatctaaaaaaggaaaagaaaaaagaaaaaaaaaataaatgaaaaataatttctGCAATGCAGCTAATGGTACATATCTGTGATTATAGATTGGTGCCCTCTCGTACTTATAATATATGAATTCTATTAAAAATTTCGATACAGGGCAGGAAGAGATATGCCTAGAAACTTCTAATACTTGGGTAATGGAATTGTTGAACTCATGCACCATTGTCTTTCAATCGTTTGTTCTCATGAGAATAGATAGGTGCTAAATCAGCTATTGTGTATGAACATTGCCAAGCTTCAGAAGTTTTTGTCTTGTTTAACACACTTAGTTTATCATTCTAACTTGGGATATTGAATCctacaagtctttaaattttaCGTTAATCCTTGGTCATAAACCATATATATAGAATGAAAATATTCTCTTTGGCagtgaagttttttttttttatgtggaTAAATTGAAAACATTAACCATTCTACCACTAGGCCAACACAGACATACTTGTTAGTAAAGATTTTTTCTCAGCggagagaaaaaaatgaagacCGATCAATGCTGCTTCAAAAATTTAAAGTGACACAATGAAGACCGATCAATGCTGGTTCATACCGATCACACTTGTCACTGTTCCTTGTATCACTTCAGTGAAGATCTTTATTACTAAAAATGTATGGACTTCATACAACACGTATCATATCTCAAAAGTTTCTGAATATATATTTAACCCTGGTACTTCTTTTAGGGACACTGACATATGAACTAAGATTACCTCACTCCAAGAAGTATCGAAGTTGAGGTGTAGTAGGAGTAATATTATGTTTTTCTGAACTGTCTTCAAGCTCGACTGTTTTGATATAATTGTTCTAGAAAAAGCCATTCATTTACTCACTGAAAGATcactttgaagaaaaaatttgaTTGGTAGAATGTTGCGATATGTTTTTGTGGAATTTACATTTGGTGTTAGTATATTGAATTAACATTTTCTCTTCCTATATAGACCGAAGGAGCTCCAGACATGACTGCCTTATCGGGAGTCGCTCAACCAGTGGAACACACAGAGGAACTTTATGATCCTTTGGCTACGCCTGATGTTGACAAGTAATATTCAAACTGTGATTTACTTGAtagaattttcttttttagatgGCTTTTGTGATCCTTTTTCATTGAATGTAACCTAGGTTAAATGCTGCCTACCTTGCTGTTCATGGAAGAGCTATCTTAGGAAGGCCGTTGTGGCAGACCACCTCTCTGCTGCCACAGCAAACCTAGAAGACATATGATGGACTCATTACTGTTATTGCGCTCTGGGAAGAAAATTATGTGCTGCATTTGTAATATTTTGCAGTGAGACTCTGTACAGCGTTGCAGCCATCTTTAGTTGCAAATCAGAGT
This Salvia miltiorrhiza cultivar Shanhuang (shh) unplaced genomic scaffold, IMPLAD_Smil_shh original_scaffold_404, whole genome shotgun sequence DNA region includes the following protein-coding sequences:
- the LOC131004468 gene encoding polyadenylate-binding protein RBP47B'-like isoform X4: MSAQTAPYHQPATLEEVRTLWIGDLPYWADENYLRAWFSHTGEVLSIKVIRNKITGQPEGYGFVEFTSHQVAESILQSYNGTQIPGTELTFRLNWASSGIGERRTDGGPEHSIFVGDLAPDVTDYLLQETFRVSYPSVRGAKVVTDPNTGRSKGYGFVKFADEAERNRAMVEMNGLYCSTRPMRISAAAPKKTATGVQLQYAATKVYPAPAYTTPVQAVPVDNDINNTTVFIGNLDPNVTEEELRQIFLQFGDIVYVKIPAAKGCGFVQFATRTSAEESIQRMQGTVIGQQVVRLSWGRSPMAKQDVAGVWGHTDPNQLSAYYAYGQGYDPYAYGVTQDPSAYAYGAYAGYGQYPHQTEGAPDMTALSGVAQPVEHTEELYDPLATPDVDKLNAAYLAVHGRAILGRPLWQTTSLLPQQT
- the LOC131004468 gene encoding polyadenylate-binding protein RBP47B'-like isoform X1 is translated as MSAQTAPYHQPATLEEVRTLWIGDLPYWADENYLRAWFSHTGEQVLSIKVIRNKITGQPEGYGFVEFTSHQVAESILQSYNGTQIPGTELTFRLNWASSGIGERRTDGGPEHSIFVGDLAPDVTDYLLQETFRVSYPSVRGAKVVTDPNTGRSKGYGFVKFADEAERNRAMVEMNGLYCSTRPMRISAAAPKKTATGVQLQYAATKAVYPAPAYTTPVQAVPVDNDINNTTVFIGNLDPNVTEEELRQIFLQFGDIVYVKIPAAKGCGFVQFATRTSAEESIQRMQGTVIGQQVVRLSWGRSPMAKQDVAGVWGHTDPNQLSAYYAYGQGYDPYAYGVTQDPSAYAYGAYAGYGQYPHQTEGAPDMTALSGVAQPVEHTEELYDPLATPDVDKLNAAYLAVHGRAILGRPLWQTTSLLPQQT
- the LOC131004468 gene encoding polyadenylate-binding protein RBP47B'-like isoform X3 yields the protein MSAQTAPYHQPATLEEVRTLWIGDLPYWADENYLRAWFSHTGEVLSIKVIRNKITGQPEGYGFVEFTSHQVAESILQSYNGTQIPGTELTFRLNWASSGIGERRTDGGPEHSIFVGDLAPDVTDYLLQETFRVSYPSVRGAKVVTDPNTGRSKGYGFVKFADEAERNRAMVEMNGLYCSTRPMRISAAAPKKTATGVQLQYAATKAVYPAPAYTTPVQAVPVDNDINNTTVFIGNLDPNVTEEELRQIFLQFGDIVYVKIPAAKGCGFVQFATRTSAEESIQRMQGTVIGQQVVRLSWGRSPMAKQDVAGVWGHTDPNQLSAYYAYGQGYDPYAYGVTQDPSAYAYGAYAGYGQYPHQTEGAPDMTALSGVAQPVEHTEELYDPLATPDVDKLNAAYLAVHGRAILGRPLWQTTSLLPQQT
- the LOC131004468 gene encoding polyadenylate-binding protein RBP47B'-like isoform X2 yields the protein MSAQTAPYHQPATLEEVRTLWIGDLPYWADENYLRAWFSHTGEQVLSIKVIRNKITGQPEGYGFVEFTSHQVAESILQSYNGTQIPGTELTFRLNWASSGIGERRTDGGPEHSIFVGDLAPDVTDYLLQETFRVSYPSVRGAKVVTDPNTGRSKGYGFVKFADEAERNRAMVEMNGLYCSTRPMRISAAAPKKTATGVQLQYAATKVYPAPAYTTPVQAVPVDNDINNTTVFIGNLDPNVTEEELRQIFLQFGDIVYVKIPAAKGCGFVQFATRTSAEESIQRMQGTVIGQQVVRLSWGRSPMAKQDVAGVWGHTDPNQLSAYYAYGQGYDPYAYGVTQDPSAYAYGAYAGYGQYPHQTEGAPDMTALSGVAQPVEHTEELYDPLATPDVDKLNAAYLAVHGRAILGRPLWQTTSLLPQQT